From the Ferrigenium kumadai genome, one window contains:
- the flgB gene encoding flagellar basal body rod protein FlgB has translation MVNKLDDLTRFHQAALSLRAARQEVLASNIANADTPNYKARDINFASALQNAMAGTSTELPVVKTSPQHLEGNAGGSILGAQMMYRKPIQPSADGNTVDMDVERAQFTDNALRYEASVRFVSEQMKSMMTAIQG, from the coding sequence ATGGTCAACAAACTGGACGATTTGACGCGCTTTCATCAAGCTGCGCTGAGCCTGCGTGCGGCGCGGCAGGAGGTGCTGGCTTCCAACATCGCGAATGCGGATACGCCGAACTATAAGGCAAGAGACATCAATTTCGCCAGCGCGCTGCAAAACGCGATGGCCGGGACATCTACCGAATTGCCGGTGGTGAAGACTTCGCCGCAGCATCTGGAGGGCAATGCGGGAGGTTCGATTCTGGGCGCCCAGATGATGTACCGCAAGCCGATCCAGCCGAGCGCCGATGGCAATACGGTGGATATGGATGTGGAGCGCGCGCAATTTACCGACAATGCATTGCGTTATGAAGCCAGCGTCCGATTCGTCAGCGAGCAGATGAAGTCGATGATGACTGCGATTCAAGGCTAA